The Endozoicomonas montiporae CL-33 genome contains a region encoding:
- a CDS encoding proline--tRNA ligase, whose translation MRTSQSLMSTLKETPSDAVVISHQLMLRAGMIRKLASGLYTWMPMGLKVLRKVEQIVREEMDRAGAQEVLMPAVQPAELWQETGRWEQYGAELLRLKDRHQRDFVIGPTHEEVITDLVRDEISSYKQLPTNLYQVQTKFRDEIRPRFGLMRGREFIMKDAYSFHKDQACLSAEYQNMHDTYFRIFERLGLNFRAVEADTGSIGGNASHEIHVLADSGEDAIVFSNQSDYAANIEKAEAVAPAHERAEPTAEMALVNTPDAKTIAALVEQFNLPIEKTVKTLIVAASEESEADFVALMVRGDHELNEIKAEHLPDVAEPLRFATEDEIKAIMGAGPGSLGPVGIKIPCIVDRTVAVMSDFGAGANIEGKHHFNINWERDARFDRIEDLRNVVEGDASPCGNGKLVMKRGIEVGHIFQLGSKYSEAMGAKVLDENGKAVTMLMGCYGLGVSRVVAAAIEQNHDDRGIIWPESIAPFQIAIVGLKMEKSEAVREAAENLYRELTEAGYDVLLDDRKASPGVKFADMELIGIPHRVVLSDRGLSNGQVEYKYRSAADREDVALSDIAQMLKDRLG comes from the coding sequence ATGCGCACAAGTCAGTCCTTGATGTCCACCCTCAAGGAAACGCCCTCCGATGCTGTCGTTATCAGCCACCAGCTGATGCTGCGAGCAGGAATGATCCGTAAACTGGCCTCCGGTTTGTACACCTGGATGCCAATGGGTCTGAAAGTACTTCGCAAAGTTGAACAGATCGTTCGCGAAGAAATGGATCGTGCCGGTGCCCAGGAAGTACTGATGCCCGCGGTTCAGCCTGCTGAGCTTTGGCAGGAAACGGGTCGCTGGGAGCAATACGGTGCAGAACTGCTCCGCCTGAAAGACCGCCACCAGCGTGATTTCGTGATTGGCCCGACGCACGAAGAAGTCATCACCGATCTGGTGCGTGACGAAATCAGCAGTTACAAGCAGTTGCCTACCAACCTGTATCAGGTTCAGACCAAGTTCCGTGACGAAATCCGTCCTCGTTTCGGCCTGATGCGTGGTCGTGAATTCATCATGAAAGACGCTTACTCCTTCCACAAGGATCAGGCATGCCTGAGTGCTGAATACCAGAACATGCACGACACCTATTTCCGCATCTTCGAGCGACTGGGTCTCAACTTCCGTGCGGTAGAAGCAGACACCGGTTCTATTGGCGGTAATGCTTCCCACGAAATTCATGTACTGGCCGATTCCGGTGAAGATGCCATTGTCTTCAGTAACCAGAGCGATTACGCCGCCAATATTGAAAAAGCCGAAGCCGTTGCGCCTGCACACGAACGAGCTGAACCCACAGCAGAAATGGCATTGGTGAACACGCCCGATGCGAAAACCATCGCTGCCCTGGTGGAACAGTTCAATCTGCCGATCGAAAAAACCGTCAAGACCCTGATCGTTGCCGCCAGCGAAGAGTCCGAAGCAGACTTCGTTGCCCTGATGGTTCGTGGTGACCATGAACTGAACGAGATCAAGGCCGAGCATCTGCCAGACGTCGCCGAACCTCTGCGCTTTGCGACTGAAGACGAAATCAAAGCCATCATGGGCGCAGGACCTGGCTCTCTGGGTCCGGTTGGCATCAAAATTCCTTGCATCGTTGACCGTACAGTCGCTGTGATGTCTGATTTTGGCGCTGGCGCCAACATCGAAGGCAAGCACCACTTCAACATCAACTGGGAGCGTGATGCCCGGTTTGATCGCATTGAAGACCTGCGTAACGTCGTAGAAGGCGATGCAAGCCCATGCGGTAACGGCAAGCTGGTCATGAAGCGTGGCATCGAAGTGGGTCATATCTTCCAGCTCGGCAGCAAATACTCCGAAGCCATGGGCGCGAAGGTTCTGGACGAAAATGGCAAAGCGGTCACTATGCTGATGGGCTGCTATGGTCTCGGTGTCTCACGTGTTGTGGCTGCTGCCATTGAACAGAACCACGACGATCGCGGCATTATCTGGCCAGAAAGCATTGCGCCTTTCCAGATTGCCATTGTCGGTCTGAAAATGGAGAAATCTGAAGCCGTTCGCGAAGCCGCCGAAAACCTGTACAGGGAACTGACCGAGGCAGGTTATGATGTACTGCTGGACGACCGCAAAGCCAGCCCGGGTGTGAAGTTTGCCGACATGGAACTGATTGGTATTCCTCACCGTGTTGTGCTGAGTGATCGCGGGCTGTCCAATGGTCAGGTAGAATACAAGTACCGCAGTGCTGCAGACCGGGAAGACGTAGCTCTCAGTGATATCGCTCAAATGCTCAAAGACAGACTGGGTTAA
- a CDS encoding NAD-dependent epimerase/dehydratase family protein has translation MTKKTICITGYKGSIGQVLTAGLKDNYQLVLIDLPETNIIDYEAFKNALKPQNIFAILHLAWNCKVENFSSSDSDPNNVVMANHVYQAALDLNIPKVIMASSVHTHDVYKIINEKLDVVIDLNTPPNPVSPYGQSKLQIERTGKNMSKKGIQVVCIRFGGVCPKESYWSDIPYLGLSHPDCVNLVDLCIQSTIRNNYMIIYGVSNNDKAFHVLNNEINWTPAVKATDFYNNNQR, from the coding sequence ATGACAAAAAAAACAATCTGCATAACGGGCTACAAAGGCAGTATTGGACAAGTGCTGACAGCAGGCTTAAAAGACAACTATCAATTAGTTCTGATCGATTTACCTGAAACAAACATCATCGACTACGAGGCATTTAAAAATGCGTTAAAGCCTCAGAATATCTTTGCCATTCTTCATCTGGCATGGAACTGTAAAGTCGAAAACTTTTCCAGCTCAGACAGTGACCCCAACAATGTAGTCATGGCTAATCACGTTTATCAGGCAGCATTAGACCTGAACATCCCAAAAGTGATTATGGCCAGCTCCGTTCACACTCACGATGTCTATAAAATAATCAATGAAAAACTGGACGTTGTCATTGACTTAAACACACCACCAAACCCTGTCTCCCCATACGGGCAAAGTAAATTACAAATAGAAAGAACAGGGAAAAACATGTCAAAAAAAGGCATTCAGGTGGTTTGCATCCGGTTTGGCGGCGTCTGCCCAAAAGAAAGCTACTGGTCAGACATCCCTTATCTGGGTCTGTCACACCCTGACTGTGTAAACCTGGTCGATTTATGCATACAATCAACAATAAGAAATAATTACATGATTATTTATGGAGTCTCTAACAATGACAAAGCCTTCCACGTACTGAACAATGAAATCAACTGGACTCCGGCAGTTAAAGCGACAGATTTTTACAACAACAACCAAAGATAG
- a CDS encoding lytic transglycosylase domain-containing protein, whose protein sequence is MQTNLHPANRLTDRFEAEVWLMDMSQRMKLFIADPQKRIQLLQMVHREASHAKLPPELVLALIQTESSFDRFAVSSAGAQGLMQIMPFWKDVIGQPDDNLIDIKTNLRYGSTILNRYLERESGNLTRALARYNGSLGQTWYPERVFENWHRHWRND, encoded by the coding sequence TTGCAGACAAACCTTCATCCGGCTAACCGTTTGACCGACCGTTTCGAGGCAGAAGTCTGGCTGATGGACATGTCTCAGCGCATGAAGCTTTTTATCGCAGATCCTCAGAAACGAATTCAACTGTTACAAATGGTACACAGGGAAGCATCCCATGCAAAATTACCCCCTGAACTGGTTCTGGCACTGATTCAGACAGAGTCTTCTTTTGACCGTTTTGCTGTATCGTCTGCCGGTGCCCAGGGGCTTATGCAGATTATGCCATTCTGGAAAGATGTGATTGGCCAACCGGATGACAACTTAATCGATATTAAAACCAACCTTCGCTACGGCAGCACCATTCTTAACCGTTACCTTGAGCGTGAATCCGGAAACCTGACCCGGGCTCTGGCGCGCTACAATGGCAGTCTTGGTCAAACTTGGTACCCGGAACGAGTGTTCGAAAACTGGCACAGACACTGGCGCAATGATTAA
- a CDS encoding helix-turn-helix domain-containing protein, whose product MSKIDGRKIPHQVRESIRMQAVKQWLDGISVPELSELHATHLSCVYLWVNRYKEGGFDALKTRPIHGRPPKLNIDQQEQLTQIISLKNPTDFGFYKTMWTRDIVASVIKTEFNVSMHPAAVGKMLRRWGLSPQRPVRKAWQQDQKK is encoded by the coding sequence ATGAGCAAAATCGACGGTCGTAAAATCCCACATCAAGTTCGTGAATCCATCCGCATGCAAGCCGTTAAACAATGGCTTGACGGCATTTCCGTTCCTGAGCTATCTGAACTTCACGCAACACATCTGTCTTGCGTGTATCTCTGGGTGAATCGCTATAAGGAAGGCGGTTTTGACGCTTTAAAGACTCGTCCAATTCATGGTCGCCCACCCAAGCTGAATATTGATCAACAAGAGCAGCTCACTCAGATTATTTCACTAAAAAATCCAACTGATTTTGGGTTCTACAAAACCATGTGGACAAGAGATATTGTCGCTTCAGTCATTAAGACTGAGTTCAATGTATCCATGCACCCTGCCGCTGTTGGGAAGATGTTGCGCCGCTGGGGATTGTCGCCTCAGCGTCCTGTTCGCAAAGCCTGGCAACAGGATCAAAAAAAGTAG
- a CDS encoding IS630 family transposase: MIYFADESSVRSDYHSGTTWAKKGCTPIVEATGARFSINMISAVSAEGTMRYMTIPGRFNTDVFICFLKQLVTSHDRPIIVVTDGHPAHKAKKVQKYIEQEPRLLGVHILPAYSPELNPDESVWGYLKSGHLGRMTLRTKGQFLRAVRTCLKSLQRLPRKIQGFFRSEHTAYACLETFV; this comes from the coding sequence TTGATTTATTTTGCTGATGAATCAAGTGTCCGTTCTGACTATCACAGTGGTACAACCTGGGCTAAAAAAGGCTGCACTCCAATTGTTGAAGCAACAGGAGCACGCTTCAGTATTAACATGATTTCAGCGGTTAGCGCTGAAGGAACTATGCGGTATATGACGATCCCCGGACGCTTTAACACTGATGTGTTTATTTGCTTTTTAAAGCAGCTGGTTACTTCTCATGACCGCCCCATCATTGTTGTTACTGATGGCCACCCGGCCCATAAGGCAAAAAAGGTGCAAAAATATATAGAGCAGGAGCCAAGGCTGCTTGGAGTTCATATTCTGCCAGCTTACTCACCTGAGCTAAACCCGGATGAATCGGTCTGGGGTTATCTCAAATCAGGCCATCTTGGCAGAATGACGCTGAGAACCAAGGGCCAGTTTCTTCGAGCAGTGCGGACATGCTTGAAATCCCTGCAACGTCTCCCACGAAAAATACAGGGATTTTTCAGGTCAGAACATACAGCTTATGCATGTTTGGAGACTTTTGTCTGA
- a CDS encoding penicillin-binding transpeptidase domain-containing protein, whose protein sequence is MSDGFGTHQYVFNRSRAEKEFAPACTFQIANALIVRENNIVKNPDTIICHWDGKEGFIPQWNKDQSARTAFHSSVTWCFQELQNQIVKQMGAQSYLRAINKTSFSKEPIDPINTKVDRYLDLVSQHMPTTALNEVDFVRKVFKRQLPYAPDSYDFLAQLMLEESGKDYRLYSKTGALFDDQWQGHAWYTGYVTTKDDTWFFSTNLEVHSKDDLAKRMSITREALSKIASVPLNSLPLKK, encoded by the coding sequence TTGTCTGATGGCTTTGGCACACATCAATATGTATTCAATCGCTCAAGGGCAGAAAAAGAGTTTGCTCCGGCGTGTACCTTTCAGATTGCCAATGCACTGATTGTTCGGGAAAACAATATAGTAAAAAACCCCGACACCATCATTTGCCACTGGGATGGTAAAGAAGGTTTCATTCCCCAGTGGAACAAAGACCAGTCTGCCAGAACCGCATTTCACTCTTCTGTGACCTGGTGTTTTCAGGAACTGCAAAACCAGATCGTCAAACAAATGGGGGCACAAAGCTATTTGCGTGCTATCAATAAGACAAGCTTTTCAAAAGAGCCTATTGACCCGATCAACACTAAGGTTGATCGCTACCTTGATCTGGTTTCTCAACATATGCCAACCACGGCACTCAACGAGGTAGATTTCGTTCGCAAGGTCTTTAAAAGGCAGCTGCCGTATGCACCGGACAGTTATGACTTTTTAGCGCAACTCATGCTGGAAGAGAGTGGTAAAGATTACAGACTGTACTCAAAAACCGGAGCGCTGTTTGATGACCAATGGCAGGGACACGCCTGGTACACCGGCTACGTGACAACAAAGGACGACACCTGGTTTTTTTCAACCAATCTTGAAGTCCATTCAAAGGATGATTTAGCCAAAAGAATGTCGATCACCCGGGAAGCGTTATCGAAAATAGCCTCGGTGCCTTTAAACTCGCTGCCTTTAAAGAAGTAG
- a CDS encoding acylphosphatase: MGKFGKRALVKGRVQGVWYRGSTQKKAKELGVTGWAKNLADGRVEVLMCGEAAALAELESWLHEGPPMARVESVAVTDEPWQAFDSFTTG; the protein is encoded by the coding sequence GTGGGTAAGTTTGGTAAACGAGCACTGGTCAAAGGTCGGGTTCAGGGAGTCTGGTACCGTGGATCAACCCAGAAAAAAGCGAAAGAGCTTGGGGTTACGGGTTGGGCTAAAAATCTTGCCGACGGTCGGGTTGAGGTGCTGATGTGTGGTGAAGCTGCTGCACTGGCAGAGTTGGAAAGTTGGCTGCACGAAGGGCCGCCAATGGCCCGGGTGGAGTCAGTGGCGGTGACAGACGAGCCATGGCAGGCATTTGACAGTTTTACCACGGGTTGA
- a CDS encoding TlpA family protein disulfide reductase, translating to MRRFISYPVMGLVLAAMLSACSQSEFTDSSGKGVNLNDDQGRWLALNIWADWCDPCREEIPELNAVYQSDAIRVLGYDFDNSQGAELDNKIAKLAIGFPVVTSSPIDNLKTQTPQVLPATFIINPQGQLVETLYGPQTQNTIEQVIRKQQKKVTVGG from the coding sequence ATGCGCAGGTTTATCTCTTACCCGGTCATGGGATTGGTTCTGGCAGCCATGTTGTCAGCTTGTAGCCAATCTGAATTTACCGACAGTTCGGGAAAAGGCGTTAATCTGAACGATGATCAGGGGCGCTGGCTGGCACTGAATATCTGGGCAGACTGGTGTGATCCCTGCCGGGAAGAAATTCCGGAGCTGAATGCTGTTTACCAGTCAGATGCCATCAGGGTGTTGGGTTATGATTTTGACAACAGTCAGGGCGCAGAGCTGGATAATAAAATCGCCAAACTGGCTATTGGTTTTCCAGTAGTAACAAGCAGTCCAATTGATAACCTTAAAACCCAGACACCTCAGGTTTTACCTGCCACTTTTATTATCAACCCACAAGGGCAACTGGTTGAAACCTTGTATGGACCTCAGACACAGAATACGATTGAGCAGGTCATTCGCAAGCAGCAGAAAAAGGTGACAGTGGGTGGGTAA
- the tnpA gene encoding IS200/IS605 family transposase, producing MYHFVWIPKYRHKVFTEPYRSSMKSIIWKIGYDYNMEIVELEIPTDHIHMVVRSEPKMAPSDIMQIIKSVRAVKYRDFIRYCISHLIFVV from the coding sequence ATGTATCACTTCGTTTGGATTCCAAAGTATCGTCACAAGGTCTTTACTGAGCCTTACAGGAGCAGTATGAAGTCGATAATCTGGAAAATTGGATATGACTACAACATGGAGATTGTTGAGTTAGAAATTCCTACAGATCATATTCATATGGTTGTGAGATCAGAACCCAAAATGGCTCCCTCAGACATAATGCAGATTATCAAGAGTGTTCGAGCGGTTAAATACAGAGACTTCATTCGTTATTGCATCAGTCACTTGATTTTTGTTGTGTAG
- the ltrA gene encoding group II intron reverse transcriptase/maturase: MRAEVVSVSQDYESPASDASLMARIAHPSNLKKAFQRVKRNKGAAGIDRMTVDDLFRYLQEHGRQLRQCLLRGLWKPAPVRRVLIPKPDGGERKLGIPTALDRMVQQAIQQVLQAEWEPRFSSYSYGFRPQRSAHQAISQAQSYIKDGYDWVVDIDLSKFFDRVNHDRLMAKLAEHIQDKDVLRLIHRFLKSGVMENGLAKPQTEGVAQGGPLSPVLSNIVLDELDKTLEKRGLRFVRYADDCRVFVKSKKAGERVMASLVKLIEGKMKLKVNRTKSAVDRAWKRAFLGYSFTRDGRKTLAAKSCKRFKDKVRQLTRKGGRSLEQRLEGLNRYLQGWKNYFREIETCTEFEHFDCWIRRRLRSLLWYQWKRSPKRYKELRKQGISDKLTRQTVASGKGHWRMSRSPALHMALPNSWFDGLGLIRLLAA; encoded by the coding sequence ATGAGGGCTGAGGTTGTGTCGGTATCACAGGATTACGAAAGCCCGGCAAGCGATGCAAGCCTGATGGCACGCATTGCTCATCCCAGCAACTTGAAGAAAGCCTTTCAACGAGTAAAACGCAACAAAGGAGCGGCAGGCATTGACCGTATGACGGTGGATGACCTGTTCAGGTATTTACAAGAGCATGGTCGTCAACTGAGGCAATGTTTGCTGAGAGGGTTGTGGAAACCAGCTCCGGTAAGAAGAGTTCTGATCCCCAAACCGGATGGTGGAGAGCGAAAGTTGGGCATTCCAACAGCTCTTGATCGAATGGTGCAGCAGGCAATACAGCAAGTATTACAGGCAGAATGGGAGCCACGGTTCTCGTCTTACAGCTATGGATTCAGACCGCAGAGGTCAGCACATCAGGCTATCAGTCAGGCTCAGTCGTATATAAAGGATGGTTACGACTGGGTGGTTGATATTGATTTGTCGAAGTTCTTTGATCGAGTCAATCATGATCGACTGATGGCAAAGCTGGCAGAGCATATACAGGACAAGGATGTATTGCGTTTGATTCATCGATTCCTGAAGTCCGGAGTGATGGAAAATGGACTGGCAAAACCGCAAACGGAAGGTGTGGCACAAGGAGGGCCGCTGTCTCCTGTGCTCTCAAACATAGTATTGGACGAACTCGACAAAACGCTTGAAAAACGAGGGTTACGGTTTGTTCGATACGCAGACGACTGTCGTGTGTTTGTTAAAAGTAAGAAGGCAGGCGAAAGGGTGATGGCAAGTCTGGTTAAGCTGATCGAAGGTAAAATGAAGCTAAAGGTCAATCGTACAAAGAGTGCGGTAGATCGTGCATGGAAGCGCGCATTTCTGGGATACAGTTTTACCCGAGACGGTAGGAAAACCCTTGCGGCAAAGAGCTGCAAGCGTTTCAAAGATAAAGTCAGACAGCTAACCCGAAAGGGAGGGCGATCCCTTGAACAGAGGTTGGAAGGACTCAACAGATACTTGCAGGGTTGGAAGAACTACTTCCGGGAAATAGAAACCTGCACAGAGTTTGAGCACTTTGATTGCTGGATAAGAAGGCGATTAAGAAGTTTACTCTGGTATCAATGGAAAAGGAGCCCAAAGCGGTACAAGGAACTGCGAAAGCAGGGAATCAGTGACAAACTGACAAGGCAAACGGTAGCTTCAGGAAAAGGGCACTGGCGAATGAGCCGGAGTCCAGCTCTACATATGGCGCTACCGAATAGTTGGTTTGACGGGTTAGGATTGATCAGGTTGTTGGCTGCTTAA
- the purT gene encoding formate-dependent phosphoribosylglycinamide formyltransferase has protein sequence MVAIGTPGSVSATKVLLLGSGELGKELVIELQRLGVEVVAVDRYDNAPAMQVAHRRYVINMLDADALRAVVAKERPDYIVPEIEAIATDVLMEIEQEGMTTVVPCARATRLTMDREGIRRLAAEELKLPASPFQFAESEQALRAAADEIGFPCVVKPVMSSSGKGQSVLKSEDDVASAWAYAVEGGRGGKTRVIVEGFVDFDYEITLLTVRSRQGTYFCAPIGHRQEGGDYVESWQPQKMSDSALQQAESVAGAITGALGGYGVFGVELFVKGDEVLFNEVSPRPHDTGMVTLISQNLSEFALHARAILGLPVNAIQQLKPAASAVIKPSGRSSQILFSNLAAALSEPETDLRLFGKPEINGSRRMGVALALGGSVEDALEKAGNVAEQVKVSVG, from the coding sequence ATGGTTGCCATTGGTACACCGGGTTCTGTTTCTGCAACAAAAGTGCTCTTGCTGGGTTCTGGCGAACTGGGTAAAGAGCTTGTGATTGAACTTCAACGGCTCGGGGTGGAAGTAGTGGCTGTTGACCGTTATGACAATGCGCCTGCCATGCAGGTGGCTCATCGTCGTTATGTGATCAATATGCTTGATGCGGATGCCTTAAGGGCAGTGGTGGCGAAAGAGCGCCCCGATTATATTGTGCCCGAGATAGAGGCCATTGCCACCGATGTGTTGATGGAGATTGAGCAAGAAGGCATGACCACGGTGGTTCCCTGTGCCCGTGCAACAAGACTGACGATGGATCGGGAAGGAATTCGCAGGTTAGCTGCAGAGGAGCTGAAATTGCCAGCTTCGCCGTTTCAGTTTGCTGAATCGGAACAGGCGTTGCGAGCAGCGGCAGACGAGATTGGCTTTCCCTGTGTGGTCAAGCCGGTGATGAGCTCTTCAGGCAAAGGACAAAGTGTTCTGAAATCGGAAGACGATGTGGCTTCGGCCTGGGCTTATGCGGTGGAAGGAGGCCGGGGTGGCAAGACGCGGGTGATTGTTGAAGGTTTTGTAGACTTTGATTACGAAATTACTTTGCTGACCGTAAGATCACGTCAGGGTACTTATTTTTGTGCTCCCATCGGTCATCGTCAGGAAGGTGGGGATTATGTAGAGTCCTGGCAGCCGCAGAAGATGTCAGACAGCGCATTGCAGCAGGCTGAATCGGTGGCTGGTGCCATCACCGGCGCTCTGGGTGGTTATGGTGTGTTTGGCGTTGAGTTGTTTGTGAAAGGCGACGAAGTGTTGTTCAACGAAGTGTCACCCCGTCCGCACGACACGGGCATGGTAACCTTGATTTCCCAGAATCTGAGTGAATTTGCACTCCATGCGCGGGCTATTCTTGGGCTGCCTGTGAATGCTATACAACAGTTAAAACCGGCTGCATCGGCTGTTATTAAGCCATCCGGTCGATCTTCGCAGATACTGTTCAGTAACCTTGCAGCGGCTTTGTCCGAGCCAGAGACCGACCTGCGGTTGTTCGGTAAACCGGAAATAAATGGCTCCCGTCGTATGGGGGTGGCACTGGCTCTGGGAGGTAGCGTTGAGGATGCGCTTGAAAAAGCGGGTAATGTTGCTGAGCAGGTTAAGGTGAGTGTTGGGTGA